The following coding sequences lie in one Glycine max cultivar Williams 82 chromosome 19, Glycine_max_v4.0, whole genome shotgun sequence genomic window:
- the LOC102661857 gene encoding galactinol--sucrose galactosyltransferase gives MLTMKKMSNRAFTKYTGVIGVFNCQGGGWFREIRSNKCAAEFSHRVSTKTLNGTVERTQFPLKWCNFSPYISQAKKLILSAPSDDSEEISLEPFNFELITVSSVTALRGKSVKFAPIGLVNMLNTGGAVQSLAFDEAQNLVEVGVRGTGEMRVYASEKPTTCRIDGKQVDFEYEGSMVKIQVPWPGSSKLSTVSMYYEPGRVIFFF, from the exons ATGTTAACGATGAAGAAAATGAGCAATAGAGCTTTTACCAAG TACACTGGAGTTATTGGGGTGTTTAACTGCCAGGGAGGAGGTTGGTTCCGTGAGATTAGGTCCAACAAATGTGCTGCTGAGTTTTCTCACAGGGTATCAACCAAGACATTGAATGGGACAGTGGAAAGAACCCAATTTCCATTGAAGTGGTGCAACTTTTCGCCTTATATCAGCCAAGCTAAGAAACTCATCCTCTCAGCACCATCTGATGACAGTGAAGAGATTTCCTTGGAGCCGTTCAATTTTGAGCTTATAACGGTTTCCTCAGTGACTGCCTTGCGTGGCAAGTCAGTGAAGTTTGCTCCTATTGGTTTGGTGAATATGCTAAACACTGGTGGAGCAGTCCAGTCCTTGGCTTTTGATGAGGCTCAGAATTTGGTTGAAGTTGGTGTAAGAGGCACTGGGGAGATGAGGGTCTATGCCTCAGAGAAACCAACAACTTGTAGAATTGATGGCAAACAAGTTGATTTTGAATATGAAGGGTCCATGGTCAAAATTCAAGTACCATGGCCTGGTTCTTCAAAATTGTCCACTGTCAGTATGTATTATGAGCCAGGgagagtgattttttttttttaa
- the CYP59 gene encoding peptidyl-prolyl cis-trans isomerase CYP59, translating to MSVLIVTSLGDLVVDLHTNKCPLTCKNFLKLCKIKYYNGCLFHTVQKDFTAQTGDPTGTGTGGDSVYKFLYGDQARFFSDEIHIDLKHSKTGTVAMASAGENLNASQFYITLRDDLDYLDGKHTVFGEVAEGFETLTRINEAYVDEKGRPYKNIRIKHTYILEDPYEDPSQLSVFIPDASPEGKPKDEVDDEVRLEDDWVPMDEQLNPAELEEVIRSKEAHSRAVVLESIGDIPDAEIKPPDNVLFVCKLNPVTEDEDLHTIFSRFGTVSMAEIIRDHKTGDSLCYAFIEFEDKRSCEQAYFKMDNALIDDRRIHVDFSQSVSKLWSQYRRKDQKGKGGGCFKCGSTDHIAKDCTGDSTMKQPQAKYILKDDNAQRGGDNARYEMVFDGDNSQSPRRDIKHQWHDGDLVERKDHRSRREQDMVDSNNRDRYGDRSRGHGGNGDNKARSERGARDLGSHADTKDRDRHMGRHGDDDYKRKDECDSRKRDEDDGYKRKDEQDSRKRDEDDGYRERRTSRDDRRNMDSSHLERRNDRDYRKRPEDSGKQEMKMDSGRRKGSPVDEDYKNGRDDEDYKHRREERGHKRQDTKADDDYKRRREDVDYKRRREDGDYRHRRQERGHKRQDIVSDDYPHRRHHGDRR from the exons ATGTCGGTGCTGATTGTGACGAGCTTAGGGGACCTTGTCGTCGATTTGCACACCAACAAATGCCCCTtgacctgcaaaaatttcttgaAGCTTTGCAA GATTAAGTACTATAATGGGTGTCTATTTCACACTGTTCAAAAGGATTTTACTGCCCAAACTGGTGATCCAACTGGCACGGGAACTGGTGGTGATTCTGTTTACAA GTTTCTTTATGGTGATCAAGCTCGGTTTTTCAGTGATGAAATTCATATTGATTTGAAGCATTCCAAGACTGGAACAGTTGCCATGGCAAGTGCTGGAGAGAATCTGAATGCTTCACAG TTCTATATCACTCTGCGTGATGACCTTGATTACCTTGACGGAAAACACACG GTTTTTGGCGAGGTAGCTGAAGGATTTGAGACTTTAACGAGAATAAATGAGGCTTATGTGGATGAGAAGGGAAGACCCTATAAAAATATAAG AATCAAGCACACATACATCCTGGAGGATCCTTATGAAGATCCTTCTCAACTATCTGTGTTCATTCCTGATGCTTCTCCAGAAGGAAAACCTAAAGATGAG GTTGATGATGAAGTGCGACTTGAAGATGATTGGGTTCCCATGGATGAACAATTAAATCCGGCAGAACTTGAGGAGGTTATTAGATCAAAGGAAGCACATTCTAGGGCAGTTGTACTTGAGAGT ATTGGGGACATTCCTGATGCTGAGATTAAGCCTCCAGACAATGTATTGTTTGTCTGTAAATTGAACCCAGTTACTGAG gaTGAGGATTTGCATACAATATTTTCACGCTTTGGAACTGTATCAAT ggCTGAAATCATTCGTGATCACAAGACTGGTGACAGTTTATGCTATGCTTTCATAG AGTTTGAGGACAAACGGTCATGTGAGCAGGCATATTTTAAG ATGGATAATGCTTTGATTGATGATCGAAGGATACACGTGGATTTTAGTCAAAGTGTGTCAAAACTGTGGTCACAATACAGGCGGAAAGACCAAAAGGGTAAAG GTGGTGGTTGTTTCAAATGTGGTTCTACAGATCATATTGCTAAGGATTGCACTGGAGATTCTACAATGAAACAACCACAAGCAAAATACATCTTAAAGGATGATAATGCCCAACGTGGTGGAGATAATGCGAG ATATGAAATGGTTTTTGATGGAGATAACTCACAAAGTCCAAGGCGAGATATAAAACACCAATGGCATGATGGTGACCTGGTTGAAAGAAAAGATCATAGAAGTCGTAGAGAACAGGATATGGTAGACTCAAACAACAGAGATAGGTATGGTGATAGAAGCAGAGGACATGGGGGAAATGGAGACAACAAAGCACGGTCTGAAAGAGGTGCAAGAGATTTGGGTTCCCATGCTGACACGAAAGACAGAGATAGACACATGGGAAGACATGGAGATGATGATTACAAGCGGAAAGATGAGTGTGACTCCAGAAAAAGAGATGAAGACGATGGCTACAAGAGGAAAGATGAGCAAGACTCAAGAAAAAGAGATGAAGACGATGGCTATAGAGAAAGACGAACTAGTCGAGATGATAGGAGAAACATGGATTCTAGCCATTTGGAGAGAAGGAATGACAGAGATTATAGGAAGAGACCTGAAGACAGTGGAAAGCAAGAAATGAAGATGGATTCTGGACGAAGAAAAGGAAGTCCAGTTGATGAAGATTACAAGAATGGAAGGGATGATGAAGATTACAAACATAGAAGGGAAGAACGTGGGCATAAAAGACAAGATACTAAAGCTGATGATGATTACAAGCGTAGAAGGGAGGATGTGGATTACAAACGCAGAAGGGAGGACGGAGATTACAGACATAGAAGGCAAGAACGTGGACATAAAAGACAAGATATTGTATCTGATGATTATCCTCATAGGAGGCATCATGGTGATAGGAGATGA
- the LOC100775816 gene encoding glycosylphosphatidylinositol anchor attachment 1 protein, with translation MGASENNTAKPRVRPIVRLGIFLISHTNILSVVCFIAGVVALLLLPILAKNTYISENALMPGSANNMLSTHHVSDANKLIKDLTDLEFRSGASPIDSQKLIAHYMSALDAEVTFHKFYPQFDQFHPLHFFTSPNSGIISENATCSSFGINTVGIIRAPCGDGKEASVLVTPYNPNKVGLGEAFSLGIAYSVFSLLSRVTWLAKDIVWLVADSQYGEYSGVAAWLRAYQAPSIQRLDIVNSETCNGSSIFNELGQGLYLDGKLYGGFRHAGTMAAALVIKVAEQGNQYEDSLNIYAEASNGQMPNLDLINIVNYLAVHKQGLRIKVKKMWSLLGSRWLYTLGVIFESLGKISRSLNPQWKFGIPATEYVEGAATLASSLYYQGLGVPTGPHGAFRDYQVDAITLEISPKVSLTKMIRRNEFILRGGRLIEGVIRSINNLLEKFHQSFFLYLLTSPSKFVSVGVYMIPFALLVAPLPIVAAYLHVNASDSTPQTTSALEVNASPKSWKWLNSARKVLVIHLWGAVISLLPFFLCQVPNTTPTMNFVLWGLLSAFSLLILYMILGSPIFEAAASRPEKNKWASLKSVTISTAFIGLSLMSVINFATAEIGALHIVPICLMARPLKLDFQARSWRTLLRASCNIALGFIVFPPVAFVLLKGAFEDFYGMNFGDYWNWVESLWVWNSATYLYVGVVHLPCWALCIHILFHPC, from the exons ATGGGTGCCAGCGAGAACAATACTGCAAAACCAAGAGTACGCCCAATTGTACGCTTAGGGATCTTTCTCATCTCTCACACCAACATTCTCAG TGTGGTTTGTTTCATCGCAGGGGTGGTGGCTCTTCTCCTTCTCCCTATCCTTGCCAAGAACACCTACATTTCCGAGAATGCCCTCATGCCAG GTTCTGCAAACAACATGCTCTCTACTCACCATGTATCTGATGCAAATAAACTCATCAAGGACTTAACTGATTTGGAGTTCAGATCTGGGGCCTCACCAAT TGATAGTCAAAAACTTATTGCACATTATATGTCAGCCTTGGATGCTGAAGTTACTTTTCACAAGTTTTACCCTCAATTTGATCAGTTCCATCCACTGCACTTCTTTACCAGTCCCAATTCAGGTATAATCTCAGAAAATGCAACTTGTTCTTCGTTTGGAATCAACACTGTTGGAATTATCAGGGCACCATGCGGGGATGGCAAGGAAGCTAGTGTCTTGGTAACGCCTTACAATCCAAATAAAGTTGGTCTGGGTGAGGCTTTTTCCTTGGGCATTGCTTACTCAGTGTTCTCACTGCTTTCACGTGTTACTTGGCTGGCAAAAGATATTGTATGGCTTGTGGCTGATTCACAATATGGAGAATATTCTGGAGTGGCTGCTTGGCTAAGAGCATATCAGGCCCCTTCTATCCAGAGACTTGACATAGTTAATAGTGAAACATGTAATGGGAGCAGCATTTTTAATGAACTTGGACAGGGTCTTTATTTGGATGGAAAGTTATATGGTGGTTTTAGACATGCAGGAACTATGGCTGCAGCTCTTGTAATTAAAGTTGCAGAGCAAGGTAACCAGTATGAAGACAGTCTTAATATTTATGCGGAGGCATCCAATGGCCAGATGCCAAACCTCGACCTTATCAATATTGTAAATTATCTGGCAGTACATAAACAAGGGTTGCGGATAAAAGTGAAGAAGATGTGGTCTCTGCTTGGCTCCAGGTGGCTCTATACCTTGGGTGTTATATTTGAATCCTTGGGAAAAATTTCTAGAAGCTTAAATCCTCAGTGGAAGTTTGGTATTCCTGCTACTGAGTATGTTGAGGGTGCTGCTACACTGGCAAGTTCATTGTATTACCAG GGCTTAGGTGTTCCCACTGGTCCTCATGGTGCCTTCCGTGATTATCAAGTTGATGCAATCACACTGGAAATTTCACCAAAAGTTTCTCTTACTAAAATGATCAGGCGTAATGAATTCATTCTCCGTGGTGGAAG GTTAATTGAAGGAGTCATACGCTCAATAAACAACCTTCTTGAGAAGTTTCATCAGTCATTTTTTTTGTACCTCTTGACATCCCCTAGCAAGTTTGTGTCAGTTGGAGTTTACATGATTCCATTTGCATTACTTGTTGCACCACTTCCAATAGTTGCGGCATATCTCCATGTCAATGCTAGTGATTCCACTCCCCAAACCACATCTGCCTTAGAAGTTAATGCCAGCCCAAAATCTTGGAAATGGTTGAATTCGGCCAGGAAGGTTTTGGTCATTCATTTATGGGGTGCTGTCATCTCCTTACTCCCATTTTTCCTATGTCAAGTACCCAATACCACACCAACAATGAACTTTGTATTGTGGGGTTTGCTATCAGCTTTTAGCTTGCTAATTTTATACATGATATTGGGTTCACCAATTTTTGAAGCTGCTGCATCTCGACCTGAGAAAAACAAGTGGGCTAGCTTAAAGTCTGTAACTATATCAACTGCATTCATCGGTTTGTCTCTCATGTCCGTCATTAACTTTGCTACAGCAGAGATTGGGGCTTTACATATTGTCCCAATTTGTCTGATGGCTAGACCATTGAAGCTTGATTTTCAAGCTAGGAGTTGGAGAACCTTACTAAGGGCCTCTTGTAATATTGCTTTAGGTTTTATTGTGTTTCCTCCAGTTGCATTTGTTTTACTGAAAGGTGCATTTGAAGATTTTTATGGTATGAATTTTGGTGACTATTGGAACTGGGTGGAATCCCTTTGGGTTTGGAACAGTGCAACTTACCTCTATGTAGGTGTTGTTCACCTACCATGCTGGGCACTGTGTATTcacattttatttcatccatgTTGA
- the LOC100776366 gene encoding glycosyltransferase BC10, whose amino-acid sequence MKRNKLVQHKWKKKLFALILVVFCLGSLLFMQTRYHHVAGLVSLQHRFVSEPEVQGPKIAFLFIARNRLPLEMVWDAFFRGGDSKFSIFVHCRPGFLLNKATTRSPYFLNRQVNDSVQVEWGEASMIEAERVLLRHALSDPLNDRFVFLSDSCIPLYNFSYTYDYIMSTSTSFVDSFADTKEGRYNPKMDPVIPVYNWRKGSQWGVLTRKHAKVVVEDETVFLMFQRYCKKKPLPEFWRAHYIPADTSKVHNCIPDEHYVQTLLAQKGLEEEITRRSLTHTSWDISNSREYDRRGWHPVTYKYSDATPMLLNFIKEIDNIYFETEYRREWCSSKGKPSTCFLFARKFTRTAALRLLNMSVLGVFN is encoded by the exons ATGAAGCGTAATAAGTTGGTTCAGCACaagtggaagaagaagcttTTTGCTTTGATATTGGTGGTGTTTTGTCTAGGAAGCTTGTTGTTTATGCAGACACGTTACCATCATGTTGCGGGGTTGGTTTCATTGCAACACCGTTTTGTTTCTGAGCCTGAGGTTCAAGGTCCCAAGATTGCGTTTCTCTTCATTGCACGGAACAGGCTCCCTTTGGAAATGGTTTGGGATGCATTCTTTAGG GGAGGTGATAGCAAATTCTCAATTTTTGTACACTGCAGGCCTGGGTTTCTTTTAAACAAGGCAACAACTAGATCACCATATTTTTTGAATCGTCAAGTTAATGATAGCGTACAG GTTGAATGGGGAGAAGCAAGCATGATAGAGGCTGAGCGCGTTTTACTTAGGCATGCGCTTAGTGATCCTTTAAATGACCGCTTTGTTTTCCTCTCAGATAG CTGTATACCTTTATACAACTTCAGCTATACATATGACTACATCATGTCAACATCAACTAGTTTTGTCGACAG CTTTGCTGACACGAAAGAAGGCCGTTACAATCCAAAAATGGATCCTGTTATTCCTGTCTATAACTGGAGGAAAGGATCTCAG TGGGGTGTTCTCACCAGAAAGCATGCCAAGGTTGTAGTGGAGGATGAAACTGTCTTTCTAATGTTTCAAAGATACTGCAAG AAAAAGCCACTACCAGAATTTTGGAGGGCTCATTACATT CCTGCTGACACATCTAAGGTGCATAACTGTATACCAGATGAACACTATGTCCAGACATTACTGGCT CAAAAGGGCCTTGAAGAAGAGATCACACGAAGATCATTGACACATACTTCCTGGGATATTTCCAACTCCAGGGAATATGACCGCCGGGGATGGCATCCAGTGACTTACAAGTACTCAGACGCTACACCTATGCTTCTAAACTTTATCAAG GAAatagataatatttattttgaaaccgAATACCGAAGAGAATGGTGCAGCAGCAAGGGTAAACCATCCACTTGCTTCCTTTTTGCAAGAAAATTCACTCGGACTGCTGCTTTAAGGCTTCTTAATATG TCTGTTCTGGGAGTGTTCAATTAA